A part of Bacillus rossius redtenbacheri isolate Brsri chromosome 1, Brsri_v3, whole genome shotgun sequence genomic DNA contains:
- the LOC134535937 gene encoding uncharacterized protein LOC134535937, protein MDPHPTTPNLGGGDLGPRPSAEATMLTDRPTPTKPYGRPAKATASSQPSTTKLTAPGVAASSASGGGGALPSPSAPAGVRPQSANIKVSDSKHLAGIDLSTIPTATSSPTLSVYTTTTTTASITSPIVTASPSLPVLVVDAPVDPMDTAAPATSDDDFGFVKPRKTTKRPLRDVLSSDDAVPVENRYGSLSSLPDSDIDDAASSAPPLTAKPRRTQHPKRHKTVAAPPQPQPSTSVSPPQPQPSTSQRPATSAPSAPKPPRMPPIGIRSSPTAQPFLHIKHLQSLLTGPLTATSINDRTSFYTANPHDHQFLYDHLKRHGYQPYTHLRPDERTDRVVVKRLPSSTTADEVKEALLDLGLPVGTILPLRTSADSTTRPFLVCTNGLGEATQFLKLKTLGCWVVTVERYRGSGRVPQCYRCQSTGHPSTRCERDPRHTSDDTRRDLLTRR, encoded by the exons ATGGATCCCCACCCGACGACGCCGAACCTGGGTGGAGGCGATCTCGGTCCGAGGCCTTCGGCCGAAGCCACCATGTTGACCGACCGACCAACGCCGACGAAACCTTATGGACGACCAGCGAAAGCAACCGCATCTTCGCAACCATCGACGACGAAGCTGACCGCGCCTGGTGTGGCGGCCTCTTccgcgtcggggggggggggggctctgcctTCGCCCTCGGCACCGGCAGGGGTCCGCCCCCAGAGCGCCAACATCAAGGTCAGCGACTCGAAACACCTCGCCGGCATTGACCTGTCCACTATTCCGACTGCTacctcgtctcctactctgtccgtctacaccactaccaccaccactgccTCTATCACCTCGCCCATCGTGACTGCCTCTCCCTCCTTACCCGTTCTCGTCGTTGACGCGCCTGTGGACCCCATGGACACCGCCGCTCCAGCTACTTCAGACGACGACTTTGGGTTCGTGAAGCCTCGGAAGACCACCAAGCGGCCTCTCCGCGACGTGCTCTCTTCGGATGACGCCGTCCCAGTGGAAAACCGCTACGGATCCTTATCCTCCTTGCCTGACTCTGACATCGACGACGCCGCCTCATCTGCTCCTCCTCTCACCGCCAAGCCTCGTCGTACCCAGCACCCGAAGAGACATAAGACTGTTGCCGCGCCGCCCCAGCCTCAACCTTCTACATCTGTCTCCCCTCCGCAACCTCAGCCATCCACGTCTCAGCGGCCGGCCACCTCTGCTCCGTCTGCACCTAAGCCGCCTCGCATGCCACCCATTGGCATTCGCTCCTCGCCGACCGCTCAACCCTTCCTCCACATCAAACACTTGCAGTCCTTGCTCACCGGTCCACTCACCGCCACCTCCATTAACGACCGTACGTCTTTCTACACTGCTAATCCTCACGACCATCAGTTCCTCTACGACCACCTCAAGAGACATGGCTACCAGCCCTACACCCACCTGCGTCCCGACGAGCGCACCGACCGTGTTGTGGTCAAGCGCCTGCCCTCctccaccaccgcggacgaggtcaAGGAGGCTCTCCTGGACCTCGGCCTCCCGGTGGGCACCATCTTGCCGCTCCGCACCTCCGCCGACTCAACAACCCGGCCCTTCCTCGTCTGCACCAACGGACTAGGGGAGGCGACGCAGTTCCTCAAACTGAAGACGCTAGGCTGCTGGGTGGTGACCGTAGAGCGCTACCGGGGCTCTGGGAGGGTACCCCAGTGCTATCGGTGCCAGTCCACCGGACATCCATCGACACGCTGCGAGCGGGACCCCAG GCATACATCCGACGACACCCGCCGCGACCTGCTGACCCGACGATGA